A portion of the Channa argus isolate prfri chromosome 19, Channa argus male v1.0, whole genome shotgun sequence genome contains these proteins:
- the mak gene encoding serine/threonine-protein kinase MAK isoform X5, whose translation MNRYTTTKQLGDGTYGSVLMGRSNESGELVAIKRMKRKFYSWEECMNLREVKSLKKLNHANVVKLKEVIRENDQLYFVFEYMKENLYQLMKDREDKMFSEKEIRNIMFQVLSGLAFVHKHGFFHRDMKPENLLCMGPELVKIADFGLAREIRSKPPYTDYVSTRWYRAPEVLLRSSTYSSPIDLWAIGCIMAELYTLRPLFPGNSEVDEIFKICQVLGTVKKTDWPEGYQLASAMNFRFPQCVPTHLKTLIPNASNEAIALMRDLLQWDPKKRPTAIQALRYPYFQVGQVLGPHPQSQEVKKVQARPLVQEQASESKADPQQASSDSKASTTSSKNQQEHKPLQQIPLPQAEIKPGGLSHAKAASLGTENSAAIGMLKSGRRRWGQIVSKTSDSWEELDPSETAASNSKKPSLGNVEEEKSPKEHNTQPKDQKPLYSFSTVTKLPNNIKIGQIDTNIPGSAARQHYLSQSRYLPGLIAKHQSSSGDKELNGMTLRDLWENSSNTVHKPLAPIGGGLSLSRTNAGNFVSAKYNLPSGYFPSFQKKEVGSVGQRIQLAPLAGQHTNYEDWRKRTDRTQMKGSNYSALRKTSGNLLSRTPAVQPVHGRVDWTSKYGGNR comes from the exons ATGAATCGTTATACTACAACGAAGCAGCTGGGTGATGGCACCTATGGCAGTGTGTTAATGGGGAGAAGCAACGAGTCTGGAGAACTGGTGGCTATCAAGAG gatgaagaggaagtttTACTCATGGGAAGAATGTATGAATCTCAGAGAAGTGAAA TCCCTGAAGAAGCTGAACCATGCAAACGTGGTGAAACTGAAGGAGGTCATCAGAGAGAATGATCAGCTATACTTTGTCTTCGAGTACATGAAGGAGAATCTCTACCAGCTTATGAAGGACAG AGAAGATAAGATGTTCTCAGAGAAAGAAATTAGGAACATCATGTTTCAAGTGCTGTCTGGGTTGGCTTTTGTGCATAAGCATG GTTTCTTTCACCGAGATATGAAACCAGAGAATCTATTATGCATGGGTCCAGAATTGGTCAAAATAGCTGATTTTGGACTGGCCAGAGAAATCCGCTCCAAACCTCCTTACACAGACTACGTGTCAACCAGATG GTACCGAGCTCCAGAGGTCCTGCTCAGGTCATCTACCTACAGCTCTCCTATTGACCTGTGGGCTATAGGCTGCATCATGGCTGAACTCTACACACTCAGACCTCTTTTCCCTGGCAACAGTGAAGTGGATGAGATCTTTAAGATCTGCCAAGTCTTGGGCACAGTGAAAAAG ACAGACTGGCCAGAGGGCTACCAACTAGCTTCTGCTATGAACTTTCGCTTCCCCCAGTGTGTGCCGACCCACCTGAAGACCCTGATCCCGAATGCCAGTAATGAGGCTATTGCTCTCATGAGGGACCTACTACAGTGGGACCCCAAAAAAAGACCCACTGCTATACAG GCCTTGCGTTATCCATACTTCCAAGTCGGGCAGGTCCTGGGGCCTCATCCTCAAAGCCAGGAGGTTAAGAAGGTCCAAGCCAGGCCACTGGTCCAGGAGCAGGCCTCAGAGTCCAAAGCTGATCCCCAGCAGGCTTCCTCTGATTCCAAAGCCTCCACAACTTCCTCCAAGAATCAACAGGAGCATAAGCCTCTTCAGCAGATCCCCCTGCCTCAAGCTGAGATTAAACCAGGAGGTCTCAGTCATGCA AAAGCAGCCTCACTGGGCACTGAGAACTCTGCTGCGATTGGGATGTTAAAGAGCGGTCGTCGTCGCTGGGGCCAGATAGTATCCAAGACCTCAGACAGCTGGGAGGAACTCGACCCATCGGAAACAGCTGCCTCCAACTCCAAGAAACCCAGTCTGGGAAATGTAGAAGAGGAGAAGAGCCCAAAGGAGCACAACACACA gCCCAAGGACCAGAAACCCCTGTATTCTTTCAGCACAGTTACAAAGCTAcccaacaatattaaaataggCCAAATAGACACTAATATTCCTGGATCTGCTGCAAGGCAGCACTATCTCAGCCAGTCACGTTACTTGCCAG GCTTGATCGCCAAGCATCAGTCTTCCTCGGGAGACAAGGAGTTGAATGGCATGACGTTACGGGACCTGTGGGAAAACTCCTCAAACACTGTACATAAACCACTTGCTCCAATTGGAGGAGGACTGTCTCTCTCAAGAACCAATGCAG GGAACTTTGTGAGCGCTAAGTATAACCTCCCCAGTGGTTACTTCCCTTCATTCCAGAAGAAAGAGGTTGGATCAGTTGGACAGAGAATCCAACTTGCCCCTTTGGCTGGCCAGCACACAA ATTACGAAGActggaggaagaggacagaCAGGACTCAGATGAAGGGGAGCAACTACTCAGCTCTGAGAAAAACCTCTGGGAATCTCCTGAGTAGAACTCCTGCTGTACAGCCTGTCCATGGAAGGGTGGACTGGACGTCCAAATATGGAGGAAATCGGTAG
- the mak gene encoding serine/threonine-protein kinase MAK isoform X2 yields MNRYTTTKQLGDGTYGSVLMGRSNESGELVAIKRMKRKFYSWEECMNLREVKSLKKLNHANVVKLKEVIRENDQLYFVFEYMKENLYQLMKDRRKLFPESVIRNISFQILQGLSFIHKHGFFHRDMKPENLLCMGPELVKIADFGLAREIRSKPPYTDYVSTRWYRAPEVLLRSSTYSSPIDLWAIGCIMAELYTLRPLFPGNSEVDEIFKICQVLGTVKKTDWPEGYQLASAMNFRFPQCVPTHLKTLIPNASNEAIALMRDLLQWDPKKRPTAIQALRYPYFQVGQVLGPHPQSQEVKKVQARPLVQEQASESKADPQQASSDSKASTTSSKNQQEHKPLQQIPLPQAEIKPGGLSHAKAASLGTENSAAIGMLKSGRRRWGQIVSKTSDSWEELDPSETAASNSKKPSLGNVEEEKSPKEHNTQPKDQKPLYSFSTVTKLPNNIKIGQIDTNIPGSAARQHYLSQSRYLPGLIAKHQSSSGDKELNGMTLRDLWENSSNTVHKPLAPIGGGLSLSRTNAEESASKSVDSPPETTFVKERMLEKIELSKGNFVSAKYNLPSGYFPSFQKKEVGSVGQRIQLAPLAGQHTISLSSSPDSKKDKPKLVKLKPISNSSLSETNEDYEDWRKRTDRTQMKGSNYSALRKTSGNLLSRTPAVQPVHGRVDWTSKYGGNR; encoded by the exons ATGAATCGTTATACTACAACGAAGCAGCTGGGTGATGGCACCTATGGCAGTGTGTTAATGGGGAGAAGCAACGAGTCTGGAGAACTGGTGGCTATCAAGAG gatgaagaggaagtttTACTCATGGGAAGAATGTATGAATCTCAGAGAAGTGAAA TCCCTGAAGAAGCTGAACCATGCAAACGTGGTGAAACTGAAGGAGGTCATCAGAGAGAATGATCAGCTATACTTTGTCTTCGAGTACATGAAGGAGAATCTCTACCAGCTTATGAAGGACAG AAGAAAATTGTTCCCAGAGTCAGTGATAAGAAACATAAGCTTTCAGATATTACAAGGACTGTCATTTATTCACAAACATG GTTTCTTTCACCGAGATATGAAACCAGAGAATCTATTATGCATGGGTCCAGAATTGGTCAAAATAGCTGATTTTGGACTGGCCAGAGAAATCCGCTCCAAACCTCCTTACACAGACTACGTGTCAACCAGATG GTACCGAGCTCCAGAGGTCCTGCTCAGGTCATCTACCTACAGCTCTCCTATTGACCTGTGGGCTATAGGCTGCATCATGGCTGAACTCTACACACTCAGACCTCTTTTCCCTGGCAACAGTGAAGTGGATGAGATCTTTAAGATCTGCCAAGTCTTGGGCACAGTGAAAAAG ACAGACTGGCCAGAGGGCTACCAACTAGCTTCTGCTATGAACTTTCGCTTCCCCCAGTGTGTGCCGACCCACCTGAAGACCCTGATCCCGAATGCCAGTAATGAGGCTATTGCTCTCATGAGGGACCTACTACAGTGGGACCCCAAAAAAAGACCCACTGCTATACAG GCCTTGCGTTATCCATACTTCCAAGTCGGGCAGGTCCTGGGGCCTCATCCTCAAAGCCAGGAGGTTAAGAAGGTCCAAGCCAGGCCACTGGTCCAGGAGCAGGCCTCAGAGTCCAAAGCTGATCCCCAGCAGGCTTCCTCTGATTCCAAAGCCTCCACAACTTCCTCCAAGAATCAACAGGAGCATAAGCCTCTTCAGCAGATCCCCCTGCCTCAAGCTGAGATTAAACCAGGAGGTCTCAGTCATGCA AAAGCAGCCTCACTGGGCACTGAGAACTCTGCTGCGATTGGGATGTTAAAGAGCGGTCGTCGTCGCTGGGGCCAGATAGTATCCAAGACCTCAGACAGCTGGGAGGAACTCGACCCATCGGAAACAGCTGCCTCCAACTCCAAGAAACCCAGTCTGGGAAATGTAGAAGAGGAGAAGAGCCCAAAGGAGCACAACACACA gCCCAAGGACCAGAAACCCCTGTATTCTTTCAGCACAGTTACAAAGCTAcccaacaatattaaaataggCCAAATAGACACTAATATTCCTGGATCTGCTGCAAGGCAGCACTATCTCAGCCAGTCACGTTACTTGCCAG GCTTGATCGCCAAGCATCAGTCTTCCTCGGGAGACAAGGAGTTGAATGGCATGACGTTACGGGACCTGTGGGAAAACTCCTCAAACACTGTACATAAACCACTTGCTCCAATTGGAGGAGGACTGTCTCTCTCAAGAACCAATGCAG AGGAGAGTGCCTCTAAGTCTGTGGATAGCCCACCAGAGACAACATTTGTTAAAGAACGAATGCTGGAGAAAATTGAACTTTCTAAAG GGAACTTTGTGAGCGCTAAGTATAACCTCCCCAGTGGTTACTTCCCTTCATTCCAGAAGAAAGAGGTTGGATCAGTTGGACAGAGAATCCAACTTGCCCCTTTGGCTGGCCAGCACACAA tcagcctttcttcttctcctgatagtaaaaaagacaaaccaaaatTGGTAAAGCTCAAGCCCATATCCAACTCATCACTGAGTGAAACGAATGAAG ATTACGAAGActggaggaagaggacagaCAGGACTCAGATGAAGGGGAGCAACTACTCAGCTCTGAGAAAAACCTCTGGGAATCTCCTGAGTAGAACTCCTGCTGTACAGCCTGTCCATGGAAGGGTGGACTGGACGTCCAAATATGGAGGAAATCGGTAG
- the mak gene encoding serine/threonine-protein kinase MAK isoform X7: MNRYTTTKQLGDGTYGSVLMGRSNESGELVAIKRMKRKFYSWEECMNLREVKSLKKLNHANVVKLKEVIRENDQLYFVFEYMKENLYQLMKDRRKLFPESVIRNISFQILQGLSFIHKHGFFHRDMKPENLLCMGPELVKIADFGLAREIRSKPPYTDYVSTRWYRAPEVLLRSSTYSSPIDLWAIGCIMAELYTLRPLFPGNSEVDEIFKICQVLGTVKKTDWPEGYQLASAMNFRFPQCVPTHLKTLIPNASNEAIALMRDLLQWDPKKRPTAIQALRYPYFQVGQVLGPHPQSQEVKKVQARPLVQEQASESKADPQQASSDSKASTTSSKNQQEHKPLQQIPLPQAEIKPGGLSHAKAASLGTENSAAIGMLKSGRRRWGQIVSKTSDSWEELDPSETAASNSKKPSLGNVEEEKSPKEHNTQPKDQKPLYSFSTVTKLPNNIKIGQIDTNIPGSAARQHYLSQSRYLPGLIAKHQSSSGDKELNGMTLRDLWENSSNTVHKPLAPIGGGLSLSRTNAEESASKSVDSPPETTFVKERMLEKIELSKGNFVSAKYNLPSGYFPSFQKKEVGSVGQRIQLAPLAGQHTNYEDWRKRTDRTQMKGSNYSALRKTSGNLLSRTPAVQPVHGRVDWTSKYGGNR, translated from the exons ATGAATCGTTATACTACAACGAAGCAGCTGGGTGATGGCACCTATGGCAGTGTGTTAATGGGGAGAAGCAACGAGTCTGGAGAACTGGTGGCTATCAAGAG gatgaagaggaagtttTACTCATGGGAAGAATGTATGAATCTCAGAGAAGTGAAA TCCCTGAAGAAGCTGAACCATGCAAACGTGGTGAAACTGAAGGAGGTCATCAGAGAGAATGATCAGCTATACTTTGTCTTCGAGTACATGAAGGAGAATCTCTACCAGCTTATGAAGGACAG AAGAAAATTGTTCCCAGAGTCAGTGATAAGAAACATAAGCTTTCAGATATTACAAGGACTGTCATTTATTCACAAACATG GTTTCTTTCACCGAGATATGAAACCAGAGAATCTATTATGCATGGGTCCAGAATTGGTCAAAATAGCTGATTTTGGACTGGCCAGAGAAATCCGCTCCAAACCTCCTTACACAGACTACGTGTCAACCAGATG GTACCGAGCTCCAGAGGTCCTGCTCAGGTCATCTACCTACAGCTCTCCTATTGACCTGTGGGCTATAGGCTGCATCATGGCTGAACTCTACACACTCAGACCTCTTTTCCCTGGCAACAGTGAAGTGGATGAGATCTTTAAGATCTGCCAAGTCTTGGGCACAGTGAAAAAG ACAGACTGGCCAGAGGGCTACCAACTAGCTTCTGCTATGAACTTTCGCTTCCCCCAGTGTGTGCCGACCCACCTGAAGACCCTGATCCCGAATGCCAGTAATGAGGCTATTGCTCTCATGAGGGACCTACTACAGTGGGACCCCAAAAAAAGACCCACTGCTATACAG GCCTTGCGTTATCCATACTTCCAAGTCGGGCAGGTCCTGGGGCCTCATCCTCAAAGCCAGGAGGTTAAGAAGGTCCAAGCCAGGCCACTGGTCCAGGAGCAGGCCTCAGAGTCCAAAGCTGATCCCCAGCAGGCTTCCTCTGATTCCAAAGCCTCCACAACTTCCTCCAAGAATCAACAGGAGCATAAGCCTCTTCAGCAGATCCCCCTGCCTCAAGCTGAGATTAAACCAGGAGGTCTCAGTCATGCA AAAGCAGCCTCACTGGGCACTGAGAACTCTGCTGCGATTGGGATGTTAAAGAGCGGTCGTCGTCGCTGGGGCCAGATAGTATCCAAGACCTCAGACAGCTGGGAGGAACTCGACCCATCGGAAACAGCTGCCTCCAACTCCAAGAAACCCAGTCTGGGAAATGTAGAAGAGGAGAAGAGCCCAAAGGAGCACAACACACA gCCCAAGGACCAGAAACCCCTGTATTCTTTCAGCACAGTTACAAAGCTAcccaacaatattaaaataggCCAAATAGACACTAATATTCCTGGATCTGCTGCAAGGCAGCACTATCTCAGCCAGTCACGTTACTTGCCAG GCTTGATCGCCAAGCATCAGTCTTCCTCGGGAGACAAGGAGTTGAATGGCATGACGTTACGGGACCTGTGGGAAAACTCCTCAAACACTGTACATAAACCACTTGCTCCAATTGGAGGAGGACTGTCTCTCTCAAGAACCAATGCAG AGGAGAGTGCCTCTAAGTCTGTGGATAGCCCACCAGAGACAACATTTGTTAAAGAACGAATGCTGGAGAAAATTGAACTTTCTAAAG GGAACTTTGTGAGCGCTAAGTATAACCTCCCCAGTGGTTACTTCCCTTCATTCCAGAAGAAAGAGGTTGGATCAGTTGGACAGAGAATCCAACTTGCCCCTTTGGCTGGCCAGCACACAA ATTACGAAGActggaggaagaggacagaCAGGACTCAGATGAAGGGGAGCAACTACTCAGCTCTGAGAAAAACCTCTGGGAATCTCCTGAGTAGAACTCCTGCTGTACAGCCTGTCCATGGAAGGGTGGACTGGACGTCCAAATATGGAGGAAATCGGTAG
- the mak gene encoding serine/threonine-protein kinase MAK isoform X4, whose protein sequence is MNRYTTTKQLGDGTYGSVLMGRSNESGELVAIKRMKRKFYSWEECMNLREVKSLKKLNHANVVKLKEVIRENDQLYFVFEYMKENLYQLMKDREDKMFSEKEIRNIMFQVLSGLAFVHKHGFFHRDMKPENLLCMGPELVKIADFGLAREIRSKPPYTDYVSTRWYRAPEVLLRSSTYSSPIDLWAIGCIMAELYTLRPLFPGNSEVDEIFKICQVLGTVKKTDWPEGYQLASAMNFRFPQCVPTHLKTLIPNASNEAIALMRDLLQWDPKKRPTAIQALRYPYFQVGQVLGPHPQSQEVKKVQARPLVQEQASESKADPQQASSDSKASTTSSKNQQEHKPLQQIPLPQAEIKPGGLSHAKAASLGTENSAAIGMLKSGRRRWGQIVSKTSDSWEELDPSETAASNSKKPSLGNVEEEKSPKEHNTQPKDQKPLYSFSTVTKLPNNIKIGQIDTNIPGSAARQHYLSQSRYLPGLIAKHQSSSGDKELNGMTLRDLWENSSNTVHKPLAPIGGGLSLSRTNAEESASKSVDSPPETTFVKERMLEKIELSKGNFVSAKYNLPSGYFPSFQKKEVGSVGQRIQLAPLAGQHTNYEDWRKRTDRTQMKGSNYSALRKTSGNLLSRTPAVQPVHGRVDWTSKYGGNR, encoded by the exons ATGAATCGTTATACTACAACGAAGCAGCTGGGTGATGGCACCTATGGCAGTGTGTTAATGGGGAGAAGCAACGAGTCTGGAGAACTGGTGGCTATCAAGAG gatgaagaggaagtttTACTCATGGGAAGAATGTATGAATCTCAGAGAAGTGAAA TCCCTGAAGAAGCTGAACCATGCAAACGTGGTGAAACTGAAGGAGGTCATCAGAGAGAATGATCAGCTATACTTTGTCTTCGAGTACATGAAGGAGAATCTCTACCAGCTTATGAAGGACAG AGAAGATAAGATGTTCTCAGAGAAAGAAATTAGGAACATCATGTTTCAAGTGCTGTCTGGGTTGGCTTTTGTGCATAAGCATG GTTTCTTTCACCGAGATATGAAACCAGAGAATCTATTATGCATGGGTCCAGAATTGGTCAAAATAGCTGATTTTGGACTGGCCAGAGAAATCCGCTCCAAACCTCCTTACACAGACTACGTGTCAACCAGATG GTACCGAGCTCCAGAGGTCCTGCTCAGGTCATCTACCTACAGCTCTCCTATTGACCTGTGGGCTATAGGCTGCATCATGGCTGAACTCTACACACTCAGACCTCTTTTCCCTGGCAACAGTGAAGTGGATGAGATCTTTAAGATCTGCCAAGTCTTGGGCACAGTGAAAAAG ACAGACTGGCCAGAGGGCTACCAACTAGCTTCTGCTATGAACTTTCGCTTCCCCCAGTGTGTGCCGACCCACCTGAAGACCCTGATCCCGAATGCCAGTAATGAGGCTATTGCTCTCATGAGGGACCTACTACAGTGGGACCCCAAAAAAAGACCCACTGCTATACAG GCCTTGCGTTATCCATACTTCCAAGTCGGGCAGGTCCTGGGGCCTCATCCTCAAAGCCAGGAGGTTAAGAAGGTCCAAGCCAGGCCACTGGTCCAGGAGCAGGCCTCAGAGTCCAAAGCTGATCCCCAGCAGGCTTCCTCTGATTCCAAAGCCTCCACAACTTCCTCCAAGAATCAACAGGAGCATAAGCCTCTTCAGCAGATCCCCCTGCCTCAAGCTGAGATTAAACCAGGAGGTCTCAGTCATGCA AAAGCAGCCTCACTGGGCACTGAGAACTCTGCTGCGATTGGGATGTTAAAGAGCGGTCGTCGTCGCTGGGGCCAGATAGTATCCAAGACCTCAGACAGCTGGGAGGAACTCGACCCATCGGAAACAGCTGCCTCCAACTCCAAGAAACCCAGTCTGGGAAATGTAGAAGAGGAGAAGAGCCCAAAGGAGCACAACACACA gCCCAAGGACCAGAAACCCCTGTATTCTTTCAGCACAGTTACAAAGCTAcccaacaatattaaaataggCCAAATAGACACTAATATTCCTGGATCTGCTGCAAGGCAGCACTATCTCAGCCAGTCACGTTACTTGCCAG GCTTGATCGCCAAGCATCAGTCTTCCTCGGGAGACAAGGAGTTGAATGGCATGACGTTACGGGACCTGTGGGAAAACTCCTCAAACACTGTACATAAACCACTTGCTCCAATTGGAGGAGGACTGTCTCTCTCAAGAACCAATGCAG AGGAGAGTGCCTCTAAGTCTGTGGATAGCCCACCAGAGACAACATTTGTTAAAGAACGAATGCTGGAGAAAATTGAACTTTCTAAAG GGAACTTTGTGAGCGCTAAGTATAACCTCCCCAGTGGTTACTTCCCTTCATTCCAGAAGAAAGAGGTTGGATCAGTTGGACAGAGAATCCAACTTGCCCCTTTGGCTGGCCAGCACACAA ATTACGAAGActggaggaagaggacagaCAGGACTCAGATGAAGGGGAGCAACTACTCAGCTCTGAGAAAAACCTCTGGGAATCTCCTGAGTAGAACTCCTGCTGTACAGCCTGTCCATGGAAGGGTGGACTGGACGTCCAAATATGGAGGAAATCGGTAG
- the mak gene encoding serine/threonine-protein kinase MAK isoform X1: protein MNRYTTTKQLGDGTYGSVLMGRSNESGELVAIKRMKRKFYSWEECMNLREVKSLKKLNHANVVKLKEVIRENDQLYFVFEYMKENLYQLMKDREDKMFSEKEIRNIMFQVLSGLAFVHKHGFFHRDMKPENLLCMGPELVKIADFGLAREIRSKPPYTDYVSTRWYRAPEVLLRSSTYSSPIDLWAIGCIMAELYTLRPLFPGNSEVDEIFKICQVLGTVKKTDWPEGYQLASAMNFRFPQCVPTHLKTLIPNASNEAIALMRDLLQWDPKKRPTAIQALRYPYFQVGQVLGPHPQSQEVKKVQARPLVQEQASESKADPQQASSDSKASTTSSKNQQEHKPLQQIPLPQAEIKPGGLSHAKAASLGTENSAAIGMLKSGRRRWGQIVSKTSDSWEELDPSETAASNSKKPSLGNVEEEKSPKEHNTQPKDQKPLYSFSTVTKLPNNIKIGQIDTNIPGSAARQHYLSQSRYLPGLIAKHQSSSGDKELNGMTLRDLWENSSNTVHKPLAPIGGGLSLSRTNAEESASKSVDSPPETTFVKERMLEKIELSKGNFVSAKYNLPSGYFPSFQKKEVGSVGQRIQLAPLAGQHTISLSSSPDSKKDKPKLVKLKPISNSSLSETNEDYEDWRKRTDRTQMKGSNYSALRKTSGNLLSRTPAVQPVHGRVDWTSKYGGNR, encoded by the exons ATGAATCGTTATACTACAACGAAGCAGCTGGGTGATGGCACCTATGGCAGTGTGTTAATGGGGAGAAGCAACGAGTCTGGAGAACTGGTGGCTATCAAGAG gatgaagaggaagtttTACTCATGGGAAGAATGTATGAATCTCAGAGAAGTGAAA TCCCTGAAGAAGCTGAACCATGCAAACGTGGTGAAACTGAAGGAGGTCATCAGAGAGAATGATCAGCTATACTTTGTCTTCGAGTACATGAAGGAGAATCTCTACCAGCTTATGAAGGACAG AGAAGATAAGATGTTCTCAGAGAAAGAAATTAGGAACATCATGTTTCAAGTGCTGTCTGGGTTGGCTTTTGTGCATAAGCATG GTTTCTTTCACCGAGATATGAAACCAGAGAATCTATTATGCATGGGTCCAGAATTGGTCAAAATAGCTGATTTTGGACTGGCCAGAGAAATCCGCTCCAAACCTCCTTACACAGACTACGTGTCAACCAGATG GTACCGAGCTCCAGAGGTCCTGCTCAGGTCATCTACCTACAGCTCTCCTATTGACCTGTGGGCTATAGGCTGCATCATGGCTGAACTCTACACACTCAGACCTCTTTTCCCTGGCAACAGTGAAGTGGATGAGATCTTTAAGATCTGCCAAGTCTTGGGCACAGTGAAAAAG ACAGACTGGCCAGAGGGCTACCAACTAGCTTCTGCTATGAACTTTCGCTTCCCCCAGTGTGTGCCGACCCACCTGAAGACCCTGATCCCGAATGCCAGTAATGAGGCTATTGCTCTCATGAGGGACCTACTACAGTGGGACCCCAAAAAAAGACCCACTGCTATACAG GCCTTGCGTTATCCATACTTCCAAGTCGGGCAGGTCCTGGGGCCTCATCCTCAAAGCCAGGAGGTTAAGAAGGTCCAAGCCAGGCCACTGGTCCAGGAGCAGGCCTCAGAGTCCAAAGCTGATCCCCAGCAGGCTTCCTCTGATTCCAAAGCCTCCACAACTTCCTCCAAGAATCAACAGGAGCATAAGCCTCTTCAGCAGATCCCCCTGCCTCAAGCTGAGATTAAACCAGGAGGTCTCAGTCATGCA AAAGCAGCCTCACTGGGCACTGAGAACTCTGCTGCGATTGGGATGTTAAAGAGCGGTCGTCGTCGCTGGGGCCAGATAGTATCCAAGACCTCAGACAGCTGGGAGGAACTCGACCCATCGGAAACAGCTGCCTCCAACTCCAAGAAACCCAGTCTGGGAAATGTAGAAGAGGAGAAGAGCCCAAAGGAGCACAACACACA gCCCAAGGACCAGAAACCCCTGTATTCTTTCAGCACAGTTACAAAGCTAcccaacaatattaaaataggCCAAATAGACACTAATATTCCTGGATCTGCTGCAAGGCAGCACTATCTCAGCCAGTCACGTTACTTGCCAG GCTTGATCGCCAAGCATCAGTCTTCCTCGGGAGACAAGGAGTTGAATGGCATGACGTTACGGGACCTGTGGGAAAACTCCTCAAACACTGTACATAAACCACTTGCTCCAATTGGAGGAGGACTGTCTCTCTCAAGAACCAATGCAG AGGAGAGTGCCTCTAAGTCTGTGGATAGCCCACCAGAGACAACATTTGTTAAAGAACGAATGCTGGAGAAAATTGAACTTTCTAAAG GGAACTTTGTGAGCGCTAAGTATAACCTCCCCAGTGGTTACTTCCCTTCATTCCAGAAGAAAGAGGTTGGATCAGTTGGACAGAGAATCCAACTTGCCCCTTTGGCTGGCCAGCACACAA tcagcctttcttcttctcctgatagtaaaaaagacaaaccaaaatTGGTAAAGCTCAAGCCCATATCCAACTCATCACTGAGTGAAACGAATGAAG ATTACGAAGActggaggaagaggacagaCAGGACTCAGATGAAGGGGAGCAACTACTCAGCTCTGAGAAAAACCTCTGGGAATCTCCTGAGTAGAACTCCTGCTGTACAGCCTGTCCATGGAAGGGTGGACTGGACGTCCAAATATGGAGGAAATCGGTAG